The proteins below are encoded in one region of Levilactobacillus namurensis:
- a CDS encoding WxL domain-containing protein — translation MTKKTRQLLASVVLIAGIGLTSVTTAHAADEGTASTTQSTTGNVTLTAGEDPENPGAGGVTLKAAPYVTVPSTEIDGKDQTISGTIDAGAHTGTNDGKLTVVNAGHKTSWDVQVAAEKFASSDGDIIGGSTLTLSGGKVVAAGTSQLPSDLSTSLIFNTGSATANQKVIGATYNAESKEGVGSFDTTYDTAKLDLKAGNVAGDYQSTLTWTLTNTPQA, via the coding sequence ATGACCAAGAAGACACGACAATTACTTGCATCCGTCGTTTTAATCGCCGGAATCGGCTTGACTAGTGTGACCACGGCTCACGCAGCGGACGAAGGAACCGCGTCAACTACCCAAAGTACGACGGGGAACGTCACGTTAACGGCTGGCGAAGATCCGGAAAACCCAGGTGCCGGGGGCGTCACGTTAAAGGCGGCACCTTACGTGACAGTACCTAGCACTGAAATTGACGGAAAAGACCAAACCATTAGCGGAACCATCGATGCTGGTGCCCATACCGGGACCAATGATGGGAAGCTGACGGTGGTTAACGCAGGGCATAAGACTAGCTGGGACGTGCAAGTCGCCGCTGAAAAGTTCGCCAGTTCCGACGGAGATATCATTGGCGGCAGTACCTTGACCCTGTCCGGCGGGAAAGTGGTAGCTGCCGGTACGTCGCAATTACCATCCGACCTGAGTACGTCTCTGATCTTTAACACGGGAAGTGCTACGGCTAACCAAAAGGTCATTGGGGCGACCTACAACGCTGAAAGTAAGGAAGGGGTCGGCTCGTTCGATACCACTTATGACACAGCGAAGCTGGACTTGAAGGCCGGGAACGTTGCTGGCGACTACCAGTCGACGCTGACTTGGACCTTGACCAACACGCCACAGGCTTAA